The following proteins come from a genomic window of Alicyclobacillus dauci:
- the cobA gene encoding uroporphyrinogen-III C-methyltransferase: MADGTVFLVGAGPGDPGLLTIKGKRCLEAADAIVYDRLASPRLLAYAKPNVELYYVGKSADDHTLSQENIEQLLVSLAKRGLNVVRLKGGDPCVFGRGGEEARTLSEAGIRFEVVPGITSAVSVPAYAGIPVTYRNVSPSFTVVTGHLCDEGSGIDWDAYAKASGTLVILMGVRQLPSIVTGLLTAGKPGETPIALVRWGTRANQETLVGTLADIVGKVRQAKFKSPAVIIVGDVVKERAKLAWYEQLPLMGKRIFLAASTRSEVERMAEAVEVLGAEAFVLSTEQITKALNDGFAAILQMLDKPDARFGVYFQSPLAVDRFFRHLKMKRMDLRRLANVCFGAANETVASALETYGIVADGVGTQIFMNSTVTLWWFEEQTGLTTGSIRANQGLSRELTVHPFRPVGEQRFSPWISVARDWLAGGADVLWCAPGSEIVENVLKPEFASLASAVRVEESLESMDAEGFPSVLGDLWWSAASVMAAVGAL, encoded by the coding sequence ATGGCAGATGGAACGGTGTTCTTAGTCGGTGCGGGACCTGGTGACCCAGGACTGCTCACAATCAAGGGGAAACGATGTCTCGAAGCGGCAGATGCCATCGTCTATGATCGACTCGCCTCTCCACGGCTGCTCGCGTACGCAAAGCCGAATGTTGAACTCTACTATGTGGGGAAATCGGCGGACGATCACACCCTGTCTCAAGAAAATATCGAACAACTTCTCGTTTCCCTGGCGAAGCGCGGGCTGAACGTCGTCCGCTTGAAGGGCGGCGATCCGTGCGTCTTTGGTCGAGGCGGCGAGGAAGCTCGTACACTTTCTGAAGCGGGTATCCGCTTCGAAGTGGTACCGGGCATCACATCCGCTGTCAGTGTACCAGCGTACGCAGGAATCCCTGTCACGTACCGCAACGTGTCCCCGTCGTTTACTGTCGTCACAGGGCATCTTTGTGACGAGGGAAGCGGGATCGACTGGGATGCTTATGCGAAGGCTTCGGGAACGCTGGTCATTCTCATGGGTGTCCGACAGTTACCGTCGATTGTAACGGGACTCCTCACTGCGGGAAAACCAGGGGAGACACCCATTGCTCTGGTACGTTGGGGCACGCGAGCGAACCAGGAGACCCTTGTTGGCACACTGGCGGACATTGTCGGCAAAGTTCGGCAAGCGAAGTTTAAGTCACCGGCTGTCATTATTGTCGGGGACGTTGTCAAAGAGCGTGCAAAGCTCGCCTGGTACGAGCAACTTCCACTCATGGGCAAACGGATTTTCCTCGCGGCGAGCACGCGTTCGGAAGTTGAGCGAATGGCAGAAGCCGTTGAGGTCTTGGGTGCAGAAGCGTTTGTTCTCAGCACGGAACAGATCACAAAGGCGTTGAACGATGGCTTTGCGGCGATTCTGCAAATGTTGGATAAACCGGACGCGCGATTTGGTGTGTATTTTCAGTCGCCACTCGCGGTGGATCGATTCTTCAGGCATTTGAAGATGAAGCGGATGGATTTGCGTCGTCTCGCCAATGTTTGTTTCGGAGCCGCGAATGAGACTGTTGCATCGGCCCTTGAAACGTATGGGATTGTCGCAGATGGGGTTGGCACGCAAATTTTCATGAACTCCACAGTGACACTGTGGTGGTTCGAGGAACAGACTGGGTTGACCACCGGATCGATTCGGGCCAACCAAGGCCTTAGTCGCGAATTGACCGTGCATCCATTTCGTCCTGTCGGGGAGCAGCGTTTCTCTCCTTGGATTAGCGTCGCACGCGACTGGTTGGCGGGCGGAGCGGATGTTTTGTGGTGTGCACCGGGATCGGAAATCGTTGAGAACGTACTGAAACCCGAGTTTGCGAGCCTCGCTTCAGCGGTGCGTGTCGAGGAAAGCTTAGAGTCGATGGATGCGGAGGGGTTCCCTTCAGTCCTCGGCGACTTGTGGTGGAGTGCGGCGTCTGTCATGGCGGCGGTCGGTGCCCTGTGA
- a CDS encoding sirohydrochlorin chelatase, giving the protein MTTGVLFIGHGTRRQHGVDEFLTFVQQVLSQVDSTPGLVFGYAFLELQSPDIIEGIRTMANQGVTRIVCIPLFLFAAGHIKEDIPVELARANEQFPDVTLHLGDPFGTEREMMDALFTRVMDCFSDPSAGVGILLLGRGNKDKSAQDAFMQVARDLHSHFPGSTVDVGFLAGTGTAMESGLDSLVDRGVRSLVIMPYLWFSGWLTDTLPRRVGLWREEHPDADVRIARHLGIHPQIVKLVARRVAKALDVLT; this is encoded by the coding sequence GTGACAACGGGCGTTTTGTTCATCGGCCACGGCACACGACGACAACACGGTGTCGATGAGTTCCTTACATTCGTTCAGCAAGTGTTGTCGCAAGTCGACTCGACACCAGGCCTTGTTTTTGGGTACGCTTTTCTCGAACTACAGTCACCAGATATTATCGAAGGAATTCGGACGATGGCCAACCAAGGTGTGACCCGCATCGTCTGTATTCCTTTGTTTTTATTTGCGGCTGGACACATAAAAGAGGACATTCCCGTAGAACTCGCTCGGGCCAACGAGCAATTCCCAGATGTCACGCTTCATTTAGGCGATCCGTTCGGCACGGAACGGGAAATGATGGATGCACTTTTTACCCGAGTCATGGACTGTTTCTCGGATCCGTCGGCTGGGGTCGGCATTCTGCTCCTCGGTCGAGGCAACAAGGATAAGTCAGCACAAGACGCGTTTATGCAAGTGGCGAGAGATTTACACAGTCATTTTCCGGGATCGACAGTTGATGTTGGATTCCTGGCTGGCACGGGCACGGCCATGGAGAGCGGTTTGGATTCACTTGTGGACCGAGGCGTGCGTTCACTGGTCATCATGCCGTATCTTTGGTTTAGTGGGTGGTTAACGGACACGTTGCCGAGGCGTGTGGGCCTTTGGAGAGAAGAGCACCCAGACGCGGACGTACGCATTGCACGCCACCTCGGCATTCATCCTCAGATAGTAAAGTTGGTTGCCAGGAGAGTCGCGAAAGCGCTAGACGTTCTGACATGA
- a CDS encoding HesB/YadR/YfhF family protein: MDIHVNETAAAWLKDEWGLQTGDAVRIMTRYGDSATQPGFALTLSLEKPDDVASLTERDGIRVFVKEQDAWYFDGHDVYVSYDTQADELSFDVR; encoded by the coding sequence TTGGACATTCATGTTAACGAAACTGCAGCAGCCTGGCTCAAAGACGAATGGGGACTACAAACTGGTGACGCCGTTCGCATCATGACGCGCTACGGAGATTCGGCGACTCAACCAGGATTCGCGTTGACTTTGTCCCTGGAGAAACCTGATGACGTGGCATCCCTTACAGAGCGTGACGGCATTCGAGTATTCGTGAAGGAACAGGACGCCTGGTATTTTGACGGCCATGATGTATATGTCAGCTACGATACGCAAGCGGACGAATTGTCATTCGACGTCCGTTAA